The Deltaproteobacteria bacterium genome contains a region encoding:
- the msbA gene encoding lipid A export permease/ATP-binding protein MsbA codes for MGMSLYRRMLEYTRPYVPRLLFAMVVMVGVSALSGSTAFLVKPILDDIFIRKDAAQLTYIPLLVLAIYIVRGGLEFTQSYLMAGVGQRVVRDIREHLYRHLQSLSLSFYLRHPTGVLMSRVLNDVGLMQSAITDAATGLIKDIFTASFLVFVVFYRDWKLALIALVAFPLAFWPIARFGRKLRRTSIQAQEITGGLSSHLQETISGAKLVKSFGAETYETERFSMRNNELFRLSMKVVKVQAMTSPLSEMFAGVGAAAVIYYGGYSVVNGHSTPGNFFSFITALFMLYEPVKRLSRINNVVQQGLAAGSRVFEVIDTLPEVREAEGAGVLAPIRKEISFDRVDFRYAPEGESVLKEIDFRVPAGTMVAIVGSSGAGKTTLVDLIPRFYDPQEGAIRIDGVDVRSVTLASLREQIGIVSQHTVLFNDTIRNNIAYGMPGAPMAKVVEAARRANAHPFIERMPEGYETVVGEQGLRLSGGERQRLAIARALLKDAPLLILDEATSALDTESEHVVQEALDALMRGRTTFVIAHRLSTVRNADVIFVVEDGRIVERGRHEELLSRESRYRSFYLKQFEERKADLPDGEAGTR; via the coding sequence CAGCGGCTCGACCGCCTTCCTCGTGAAACCGATCCTCGACGACATCTTCATCCGGAAGGACGCCGCCCAGCTGACGTACATCCCGCTCCTGGTGCTTGCGATCTATATCGTCCGCGGCGGGCTCGAGTTCACCCAGAGCTACCTGATGGCCGGGGTCGGGCAGCGGGTGGTGCGGGACATCCGCGAGCACCTGTACCGCCACTTGCAGTCGCTGTCGCTCTCGTTTTACCTGCGGCACCCCACCGGGGTGCTGATGTCCCGCGTACTGAACGACGTCGGCCTGATGCAGAGCGCCATCACCGACGCCGCCACCGGGCTCATCAAGGACATCTTCACCGCGTCGTTTCTCGTGTTCGTCGTCTTCTACCGCGACTGGAAGCTCGCGCTCATCGCCCTGGTCGCCTTCCCGCTCGCCTTCTGGCCGATCGCCCGGTTCGGGCGGAAGCTGCGGCGCACGAGCATCCAGGCCCAGGAGATCACGGGTGGGCTCTCGTCCCACCTGCAGGAGACGATCAGCGGCGCGAAGCTGGTGAAGTCGTTCGGGGCCGAAACGTACGAGACGGAGCGATTCTCCATGCGGAACAACGAGCTGTTCCGCCTCAGCATGAAGGTCGTGAAGGTGCAGGCGATGACCTCCCCGCTCTCCGAGATGTTCGCCGGCGTCGGGGCGGCGGCCGTTATCTACTACGGCGGCTACAGCGTGGTGAACGGCCACAGCACGCCGGGAAACTTTTTTTCCTTCATCACCGCGCTGTTCATGCTCTACGAGCCCGTGAAGCGCCTCTCCCGGATCAACAACGTCGTCCAGCAGGGGCTCGCCGCCGGGAGCCGCGTCTTCGAGGTGATCGACACCCTGCCCGAGGTGCGCGAGGCGGAGGGCGCGGGCGTGCTCGCCCCGATCCGGAAGGAGATCTCCTTCGATCGCGTCGATTTCCGGTACGCCCCGGAGGGGGAATCGGTCCTGAAGGAGATCGACTTCCGTGTTCCGGCCGGTACGATGGTCGCCATCGTCGGGTCCAGCGGGGCCGGGAAGACGACGCTGGTCGACCTGATCCCGCGGTTCTACGACCCGCAGGAGGGCGCGATCCGGATCGACGGGGTCGACGTCCGGAGCGTCACGCTCGCTTCCCTTCGCGAACAGATCGGGATCGTCAGCCAGCACACGGTGCTCTTCAACGATACGATCCGGAACAACATCGCCTACGGGATGCCCGGCGCCCCGATGGCGAAGGTCGTCGAGGCGGCGCGCCGCGCCAACGCGCACCCGTTCATCGAGCGGATGCCCGAAGGCTATGAGACGGTCGTGGGGGAACAGGGACTGCGGCTCTCCGGGGGGGAACGCCAGCGGCTCGCGATCGCCCGGGCGCTCCTGAAGGACGCCCCGCTGCTCATCCTCGACGAGGCGACCTCCGCGCTCGACACCGAATCGGAGCACGTCGTGCAGGAGGCGCTGGACGCCCTCATGCGCGGGCGCACGACCTTCGTCATCGCCCATCGGCTCTCGACGGTCCGCAACGCGGACGTGATCTTCGTGGTCGAGGACGGGCGCATCGTCGAGCGGGGGCGGCACGAGGAACTTCTCTCCCGGGAGTCCCGCTACCGTTCCTTCTACCTGAAGCAGTTCGAGGAGCGGAAAGCCGATCTCCCGGATGGCGAAGCGGGAACACGCTAA
- a CDS encoding 3-deoxy-D-manno-octulosonic acid transferase, protein MDRPFLPGSPGHLLYNLLLGTGLVVGAPVWIPWILLSRKRRANLPDRIGLRGAPRQTPIDGRPTVWVHAVSVGETLAAVPLLRLLRRRVPDARLLVSSVTLTGRETAIKSLSGVADEGFFFPFDLPGLCGQFLDRVRPDVVVIVETEIWPNFIAACARRGIPVVIVNGRLSKRSFAGYTRFRWFFAPILRTLRTISAQTAEDAERFAALGAPREIVTVGGNLKFDVSPPETGASPLSALLLKEKGAGAAWIVAGSTHDGEEAQLLRAFLSAREGNPSLRLLLAPRHPERFDAVEALVHREGVSMVRRTAIPEGAEHLPETVVLLDTVGELSGAYAAADLAFVGGSLVSKGGHNVLEPSWHGVPTIVGPHMENFREIADVFLAGDALIRVAGEEELADRLTRFAADPHLFRETGRRAKELLETFRGASEASTDAVLSALPVREARR, encoded by the coding sequence ATGGATCGCCCGTTCCTCCCCGGGAGCCCGGGGCACCTTCTCTACAACCTTCTGCTCGGGACGGGGCTGGTCGTCGGCGCTCCCGTCTGGATCCCGTGGATCCTCCTCTCCAGGAAGCGGCGGGCGAACCTGCCGGACCGGATCGGACTGCGCGGCGCCCCCCGGCAAACGCCCATCGACGGCCGCCCGACCGTGTGGGTCCACGCGGTATCCGTGGGGGAGACCCTTGCCGCCGTCCCCCTCCTTCGCCTGTTGCGCCGGCGCGTCCCCGACGCCCGTCTCCTCGTATCGAGCGTGACGCTCACCGGGCGGGAGACGGCGATCAAATCCCTCTCCGGCGTCGCCGACGAGGGATTCTTCTTTCCGTTCGACCTTCCGGGGCTCTGCGGGCAGTTCCTCGACCGGGTGCGGCCGGACGTCGTGGTGATCGTGGAGACCGAGATCTGGCCCAATTTCATCGCCGCGTGCGCGCGCCGCGGGATTCCCGTGGTGATCGTCAACGGCCGGTTGTCGAAGCGCTCGTTCGCCGGGTACACGCGGTTCCGGTGGTTCTTCGCCCCCATTCTCCGGACGCTTCGGACGATCTCGGCCCAGACGGCCGAGGATGCGGAGCGGTTCGCCGCGCTGGGGGCCCCGCGGGAGATCGTCACCGTGGGGGGGAACCTGAAGTTCGACGTATCCCCCCCCGAAACCGGCGCGTCGCCGCTTTCCGCCCTTCTCCTGAAGGAGAAGGGCGCGGGGGCCGCGTGGATCGTCGCCGGTTCGACGCACGACGGCGAGGAGGCGCAGCTCCTGCGGGCGTTCCTCTCCGCGCGGGAGGGGAACCCGTCGCTCCGGCTCCTCCTCGCGCCGCGCCACCCGGAGCGGTTCGACGCGGTCGAGGCCCTGGTCCACCGGGAGGGCGTTTCCATGGTGCGCCGCACGGCGATCCCCGAGGGGGCGGAGCATCTCCCGGAAACGGTCGTGCTGCTCGACACGGTGGGCGAGCTTTCGGGCGCGTACGCGGCGGCCGACCTCGCGTTCGTCGGGGGCAGCCTCGTTTCGAAGGGCGGGCACAACGTCCTTGAGCCGTCGTGGCACGGCGTGCCGACGATCGTCGGCCCTCACATGGAGAATTTCCGGGAGATCGCCGACGTGTTCCTGGCCGGGGACGCCCTGATCCGGGTCGCGGGGGAGGAGGAGCTCGCGGATCGGTTGACGCGGTTCGCCGCGGATCCGCACCTCTTCCGCGAGACCGGCCGGCGCGCGAAGGAACTGCTCGAAACGTTCCGCGGCGCCTCCGAGGCGAGCACGGACGCGGTCCTGTCGGCGCTTCCTGTCCGCGAGGCGCGGAGATGA
- the lpxK gene encoding tetraacyldisaccharide 4'-kinase, which yields MILGAVARVRRILSSAGLLPASRLPRPVVSVGNLVMGGAGKTPHVIHLARWLTGQGRRVGVLSRGYGRKSRGVRWVSDGEGPIATAAEGGDEPVLIARSLPGIPVAVGESRAAAGREVLSRRPVDVFLLDDGFQHLSLRRDVDLLLVECGRGLGNGWTAPLGPLREPPSHARFADALVITKCPDAESGARTARSVPFPSDRPRAFSRLSPGGIVGRDGLPSKEAAAGDAVFAFSGLARNAQFRDTLAAAGFRVKGFLSFPDHHAYGRGDLDRIAREAGGLPAITTEKDLVRLPDDVPFSVGALRVEVEYLDGWEEISRMILDRIEGGTGS from the coding sequence ATGATCCTCGGGGCCGTCGCCAGGGTGCGGCGCATCCTTTCCTCGGCGGGCCTCCTTCCGGCTTCGCGGCTTCCCCGGCCGGTCGTGAGCGTCGGGAACCTCGTGATGGGCGGCGCGGGAAAGACACCCCACGTCATCCACCTCGCGCGGTGGCTCACCGGGCAGGGGAGGCGGGTCGGGGTCCTGTCCCGCGGGTACGGGCGGAAAAGCCGCGGTGTCCGGTGGGTGTCCGACGGGGAGGGGCCGATCGCCACCGCGGCCGAGGGAGGGGACGAGCCGGTGCTGATCGCGCGCTCCCTGCCCGGGATCCCGGTCGCGGTTGGCGAGTCCCGTGCCGCCGCGGGTCGGGAGGTCCTGTCCAGGCGGCCCGTGGACGTATTCCTCCTCGACGACGGATTCCAGCACCTTTCCCTGCGGCGCGACGTCGACCTGCTCCTGGTCGAGTGCGGCCGGGGGCTCGGGAACGGGTGGACGGCGCCGCTGGGCCCGCTGCGGGAGCCGCCGTCCCACGCGCGGTTCGCGGACGCGCTGGTGATCACGAAATGTCCCGACGCGGAATCGGGGGCGCGGACCGCGCGCTCCGTCCCCTTTCCTTCCGATCGGCCCAGGGCCTTTTCGCGCCTGTCGCCCGGCGGGATCGTAGGGCGGGACGGCCTCCCCTCGAAGGAAGCCGCGGCCGGGGACGCCGTGTTCGCGTTCTCCGGGCTGGCCCGAAACGCGCAGTTCCGCGACACCCTGGCGGCGGCGGGATTCCGGGTCAAGGGGTTTCTCTCCTTTCCGGACCATCACGCGTACGGCCGGGGGGACCTCGACCGGATCGCCCGGGAGGCCGGCGGCCTTCCCGCGATCACGACGGAGAAGGACCTGGTCCGTCTCCCCGACGACGTTCCGTTTTCCGTCGGCGCGCTCCGCGTGGAGGTGGAGTACCTTGACGGGTGGGAGGAGATCTCCCGGATGATCCTCGATCGGATCGAGGGAGGTACCGGGTCGTGA